CCACAGCTGCAGGCACTGGGCGAGCGCTTTCCCGAAGCGGAAATCGTGCCTATATCGGCACTGCGCGAAGCCAACCTCAAGGCACTGGAAGACGTGATTGTGCAGCGCCTGCCGGAAGGTATACATTTTTACGAAGAAGACCAGATTACCGACCGCAGTTCGCGCTTTCTTGCTGCTGAAATCGTACGCGAAAAAGTCATGCGTCAACTCGGTGCCGAGATTCCCTATGCGGTGACCGTGGAGGTCGAAGAATTTGCCCAGGAAGGAAAAGTCCTGCATATCAGTGCCGCGATTCTGGTGGAGCGCAACGGGCAAAAACGCATTCTGATCGGTACCAAGGGCGAGCGGATCAAGCAGATCGGTCAGCAGGCGCGTGTGGATATGGAGCGCCTGTTCGACAGCAAGGTGATGCTCAACCTCTGGGTGAAAGTGAAATCCGGCTGGTCTGATGACGAGCGCGCACTGCGCAGTCTTGGCTACGTCGACAAGCGCTAACCGGGCAAGCAACCACCGTGCAGCAGCTGCCTCCGCAACCGGCGTACATTCTGCACTCCCGGCCTTTCCGTGATTCCAGCCTGATTCTGGAGCTGCTGACGCCCGATTTTGGGCGCATTTCCTGTATTGCAAAGGGCGCCCGGCGTGACAAGCAGCGCCGCCAGCGCGCCCTGCAACCGTTTTCCCCCCTGTTGGTGACCCTGCTCGGGCGCCACGACCTTAAAACACTCGGTCCGCTGGAAAGTGCCGGTCAGCCCGCGTGGCTGACAGGCCGCGCCGTCTACGGCGGCCTCTACGCCAATGAGTTGCTGGTGCGCTTGTTGCCGGAGGGGGAGGGGTTTCTCGCGATCTTTGCGGGCTATCAGCAGTTACTGGGGGCCCTGGCGGGCACCTCCGGGGAACACAGTGCGGAGTTGGAATTGCCCCTGCGGCTGTTTGAACTGAATCTGTTGCGGTCATTGGGGAGCTGCCCGGATCTCGCATACAGCCCGCGCGACCACGGAGCCGTGCGAGCGGACGCGGTGTATCGGCTGACCGCCGAAGATGGCTTTGTGCCTGTGGTGGTGCCGGCGGGGCAGGCATTGCGCAGCGCCGACTTCGCCGGTGCACACCTTCTTGCACTGGCACAATTGCTGAATTCAGCCGGGGAGGGGGAGAGACCACCACCGCCGGCGGATGCCCTGGCAGCGGCCAAGCGACTGACCCGGCAATTACTGCAGCCCCTGTTGGGAAATCGCCCGCTGAAAAGCCGCGAACTATTTCGCCAGGTCTACAGCGAAGGTTGACGGCACGCATTGGGGCGCAGTTGTCAGTTGGCTACCGTCTTGCTGTTGCCCGTCAGCTCGCTGTCAGTGCCAAACAGGGCTTCCAGATCCTGTTCTGCCGCCCAGTCCCGCAAGCTGCGGATTTCCCTGCGCACTGCCTCAAACGCACTTTCAAGAGTCGCGCCGTCGATACCGTCTTCCCCGTGCTCAAGTACCGGCCTCAGTAGTTCCTGCAGGTGTTCCGAGGCGGCCCGCAATCTTGGCACACCACAGTAGCAGCAGCCTCCGTGGAGACGGTGTACATGCTCGAACAGCGCCTTGAAATCACCGTCCCGGTAAACGCGCGCCAGCTCCTGTTCGTCGTCATGCAGGCCTTTCAGCAGCATCCGCAGCAGGTCACGAGCAAGCCCCGGGTCCTGGTTGGCGAGATCAAGGCTTTCACCGATATCCACCAGGCGCGGGCCAGCAACCGTGTTTGATGTATCGGTATCCACCGGCACATTGACCTCCATCCAGCGCTTTACCGTGTGGGTGAGCTGGACTTCGCTGACCGGTTTGCTCAGGTAATCATCCAGGCCGGCACTGAGTAGACGTGATTTCTCTTCGGTGCCTACATGGGCAGTGAGCGCAATGATGGGGGTGCGCCGGCCAGACTCCTCCTCGCGAATACGTTGGGTTGTGGCGAGTCCATCCATCCCCGGCATCTGGATATCCATAAAGATCATATCGAAATGCTGTTCCCGCCAGAGGTCGAAGGCCTCTTCGCCGCTGGCGGCCAGAACAACTTCAATATTCTGGGACCGCAGGAATTCACTCATCAGCAGGCGGTTCGCTTCATAGTCATCGACGGCAAGCACCCGTGGCCTTACTGGCCAGGGAAGGCTTGCGACGCTGCCGGTTTGTGGCCGGGACTGAGCTTGGTGGGGGAGGGCCCGCTTCAGTGCGCGCATGAGTCCATCGCGGCTTACGGGCTTGCCGAGAAATGCCAGAACCCGGGTGCGCAGAGCGTCATAACAGCGGCGTAAATCCACCGGGGAGCCCTGCACGATGACCCGACACTGGTAGGTGTCCACCAGTTGTTGCACGGTCGCAATGAACCCCTCGAAGTCCTCGCCGGCAATGGCGGTATCGATGACCAGTGCATCGGGCATGGCATCATGGCGCCACATCTGCTCTACGGTGGGCACCAGGTTTTCACCTGCGCTGTGCTCGATGGGCTCTGCTTGCCAGTGTTTCAGCTGTTGGCTCACCTGCTGCCGCGTCGTGGGGTTGGGGTCGGCCAGTAGCAAACGGCTTCCGGGGAACTGCTCGCGGGCAACCGCGGTGCGGTTGCGGTCGACCGTCAGCGGCAGCTGGACCCAGTAAATACAGCCCCCCAGGTCGTTGTCTTCAATGGTCAGTTCTCCGTTCATGGACTGCACCAGACTGCGTGCGATTCCCAGGCCCATGGCGATATTGGTCATCTGCTGAGGTGGATTTTTACCGAGCAGCTGCTTGAGCTCCCGACGGCCCTGTTCATCGCAACGCGCACCGTTATCGACAATGCCGATGCGCACGGTCAACTCCGATTCCTTGCCGCTTTGTACCGTGACGCGCACAGGGATGCTGCCGTTTTCCGAACAGCGAATCGCGGTACTCACGAGGTTGGTGAAAATCTGTTTGATCCGCAGCGGGTCTCCAATCTGTGAGGGCGGCAGCTGCGGGTCGATGAAGGGCACCAGCTCGAGGTTGTGTTCATAGCCGTAGGGCGCAAGGATCTGCAGGGTTTCCTCCAGCACTTGCCCCAGGTTCATTGGGGTGTGGTCCAGCACCAGGTTACCGGACTCGATACGCGAGAAGTCCAGCACGTCGTTGATGGTGGTCAGCAGGCTCTCGGCGGAGCGCAGAATGGTCTGCAGGTAGTCCTGCTGGAGCTGGTCGACCTCGGTTTTCAGCAAAAGGTTGGTAAAACCGATAATGCCGTTGAGGGGCGTGCGGATTTCATGACTGGTGTTGGCCAGGAAGGTGGATTTTACCCGGCTGTTTTCAACCGCTTTCTTGCGCGCAATCTCGAGCTCGATGTTCTGCTCTTCCATGGAGTCCAGTGATTGGCGCAAGTCTTCCATGGACTGGTGCAGGCTGTCTTCATAATCACGGTGATATTCCGACAGGTTATGCGCCATCAGGTTGATTTCTTCCGCTAACTGCGCAAGTTCCTGGTTGCGAGAGTCGGCGGTGCGCGCGTTGAACTGCCCCTGGCCGATGGCGCGCAGGGAAAGCTTGAAGCGTTCCAGGCTGAGAGAGGCCCGCTCTGACAGCCTGACTGCCCATACCAGCGCAACCAGCGCGCAGATGATGAGGCCAACAAGGCCCACCAGCGCCACCTGATAGGTCCCCACGAGGAAATAGGGACGGTGGAGCTCGATACTGAGCCAGCAATTGGTGTTTTCGCCGCGCAGCGGGTGCAGCACTTTCAGGCTCTGCAGGTCCTCGTGCACATGGGCCGGTCTGCCGCGAAGCTGCTCGGCGGTGAGCTCGGAGCGCGGGCGCGGGCCAACACTGGAAATCAGCTTGAACTCTTCCTCGCCGGCATCGTTGCGATCCGCACGATAAAGCTGCACAGAGCGAATCATGTCCCGCTCAAGCATCAGTGCCATCAGGCTCTTGTCGAGCCACTGGATACGATCTTCAAACGAGTGGCCTTCGCTGAGGTGAATCAGTTCCACCAGCTGTTCGGCGCTGGCGCGACCATGGCCGAGTAACAGGTCACGCCGGTCGCTCATTTGCTGCAGTGTGAACAGCACGGAAAGCAACAGCGAGAGGATCAGGGCGGGCGCCATGGTGTAGCGGAACAGAATGGCGCGCAGTGACAGCCGGCGGCGGGGGCGTCTCCCGCTGGGGCGGCCAGCCGCGGGTGTCTGCGGGGCAGTACTGGGGTCTTGGTGCGGGACTTTGGCCATGGCAGAGATCAATGCTGTGTTATTTTTGTCCGATTCTACCCCTGTTGGCCACAGATACCACCCCGGAAGGCCGGGTTTCTGCGGCAATTCTACCGTGCCTCGGCGTGCTGAATTCGCAGCCAAGGGGGCTTCAGGGGTAGAATGTGCGCCCGCGTTTCCAGAAAGAACCGATGTTGACTATGGAATATCCCACTATTGCCGATTGTGTCGGCAATACGCCGCTGGTGCGATTGCAGCGCCTGCAGGGCACTACCTCCAATACCATTCTGCTCAAGCTGGAGGGTAACAACCCCGCCGGCTCGGTGAAGGATCGCCCGGCGCTGTCGATGATCAGCCGCGCGGAACAGCGCGGTCAGATTCGCCCCGGCGACACCCTGATCGAGGCCACCAGCGGCAACACCGGTATCGCCCTGGCCATGGCCGCGGCTATCAAGGGCTATCGGCTGATACTGATCATGCCGGAAACCGCGACCGATGAACGCAAGGCGTCCATGGCCGCGTATGGCGCTGAGCTGATTCTGGTCACTGCCGAACAGGGCATGGAGGGCGCGCGGGATTTGGCACTGCAAATGCAGGAAGAGGGGCAGGGCCTGGTACTGGATCAGTTTTCCAACCTGGACAATCCCACTGCGCATATCGAGACCACCGGACCGGAAATCTGGCGGCAGACCGGTGGCGAGATTACGCACTTTGTTTCCTCCATGGGGACTACGGGCACCATCATGGGCTGTGGCCGATATCTCAAGCAGCAGAATCCGGATATCCAGATCATCGGCCTGCAGCCCACCGAGGGCTCGGCTATTCCCGGCATTCGTCGTTGGCCCCAGGCCTATCTGCCCAAGATCTTTGTGCCGGAGGAGGTAGACCGGGTGATGGATATCAGTCAACGAGATGCCGAAGACATGGCTCGTCGTTTGGCGCGGGAAGAGGGCATATTCTGTGGTGTTTCCTCCGGCGGCGCGGTCGCAGGTGCCTTGCGGATATCCGAGACTGTGGAAAATGCCACCATCGTCGCCATTATTTGTGACCGCGGGGACCGTTACTTGTCGTCGGGTCTGTTTGCTGGGGCTTAAGCGCCCGGCTGAGTGGCGTTACGCACTACTAACAACCGTTTTCCTTTTGTTCTGACCGCGAGTTAATACATTGGTACAAGTCAGAAAAAATTACCCAAGACTGGCCGACGGCACCCTCGATCGGGAGGCCTGGCTGCGCCATATTCAGGCGATGGCAAAACTCGATGGGGGCACCCTGGTGACCCTGCGCAAAGCCGTCGAGATGAGCGAAGACGCAGAGCAGAAAGCCATCGATGCCGAAAATATCTGGGTGGAAGGCACCAGTAGTTTCCTGACCGGCCTCGAGATGGTGGAAATCCTTGCGGACCTGCAAATTGATGGCGAGGCGCTGTGTGCCGCCATGCTGTACCGTGCCGTCCGCGAGAAACGACTATCACTGAAAACCGTTTCCGATGAGATGGGTGAGACCATTGCCAAGCTGATTCGCGGCGTGTTGCAGATGGCGGTTATCCGCAGTCGCACCGCGGATACCGGTGAGGAAAAACAGAGTGGTGCGGTCGAAGAGCACTCGGAAAATATTCGCCGTATGCTGGTGGCGCTGGTGGATGATGTGCGCGTGGCGCTTATCAAGCTGGCGGAGCGCACCTGCGCGATTCGCGCGTCGAAAAAGGCGGATGAAGCCAAGCGCCGGCGCGTGGCGAGAGAAGTCGCCGATGTTTATGCACCATTGGCGCACCGGCTGGGTATCGGGCATATCAAGTGGGAGCTGGAGGACCTGGCATTCCGCTATCTGGAACCCGACGATTACATGCAGATTGCCCGGCTGCTGGATGAAAAGCGCCTGGCGCGTCAGGACTATATCGACGACGTTCTGAGCCTGTTGCGCAACGAACTGGCCAAGGCGGAAATTGAAGGGGAAGTGTTCGGCCGCGCCAAGCATATTTACAGTATCTGGCGAAAGATGCGCCGCAAAAATATCGGCTTCTCCCAGGTCTATGATATTCGCGCCGTCCGGATTCTGGTGCCCACGGTGCGCGACTGTTACGCGGTGCTGGGTATCGTGCACAACCTGTGGCGCAATATTCCCAATGAATTTGATGATTACATTGCTTCTCCCAAAGACAACGGTTACCGATCACTGCATACGGCGGTGATCGGCCCCGATCGCAAGGTGCTGGAAGTGCAGATCCGCACCTTCGCCAT
The nucleotide sequence above comes from Microbulbifer salipaludis. Encoded proteins:
- the cysM gene encoding cysteine synthase CysM, whose product is MTMEYPTIADCVGNTPLVRLQRLQGTTSNTILLKLEGNNPAGSVKDRPALSMISRAEQRGQIRPGDTLIEATSGNTGIALAMAAAIKGYRLILIMPETATDERKASMAAYGAELILVTAEQGMEGARDLALQMQEEGQGLVLDQFSNLDNPTAHIETTGPEIWRQTGGEITHFVSSMGTTGTIMGCGRYLKQQNPDIQIIGLQPTEGSAIPGIRRWPQAYLPKIFVPEEVDRVMDISQRDAEDMARRLAREEGIFCGVSSGGAVAGALRISETVENATIVAIICDRGDRYLSSGLFAGA
- a CDS encoding response regulator, whose protein sequence is MAKVPHQDPSTAPQTPAAGRPSGRRPRRRLSLRAILFRYTMAPALILSLLLSVLFTLQQMSDRRDLLLGHGRASAEQLVELIHLSEGHSFEDRIQWLDKSLMALMLERDMIRSVQLYRADRNDAGEEEFKLISSVGPRPRSELTAEQLRGRPAHVHEDLQSLKVLHPLRGENTNCWLSIELHRPYFLVGTYQVALVGLVGLIICALVALVWAVRLSERASLSLERFKLSLRAIGQGQFNARTADSRNQELAQLAEEINLMAHNLSEYHRDYEDSLHQSMEDLRQSLDSMEEQNIELEIARKKAVENSRVKSTFLANTSHEIRTPLNGIIGFTNLLLKTEVDQLQQDYLQTILRSAESLLTTINDVLDFSRIESGNLVLDHTPMNLGQVLEETLQILAPYGYEHNLELVPFIDPQLPPSQIGDPLRIKQIFTNLVSTAIRCSENGSIPVRVTVQSGKESELTVRIGIVDNGARCDEQGRRELKQLLGKNPPQQMTNIAMGLGIARSLVQSMNGELTIEDNDLGGCIYWVQLPLTVDRNRTAVAREQFPGSRLLLADPNPTTRQQVSQQLKHWQAEPIEHSAGENLVPTVEQMWRHDAMPDALVIDTAIAGEDFEGFIATVQQLVDTYQCRVIVQGSPVDLRRCYDALRTRVLAFLGKPVSRDGLMRALKRALPHQAQSRPQTGSVASLPWPVRPRVLAVDDYEANRLLMSEFLRSQNIEVVLAASGEEAFDLWREQHFDMIFMDIQMPGMDGLATTQRIREEESGRRTPIIALTAHVGTEEKSRLLSAGLDDYLSKPVSEVQLTHTVKRWMEVNVPVDTDTSNTVAGPRLVDIGESLDLANQDPGLARDLLRMLLKGLHDDEQELARVYRDGDFKALFEHVHRLHGGCCYCGVPRLRAASEHLQELLRPVLEHGEDGIDGATLESAFEAVRREIRSLRDWAAEQDLEALFGTDSELTGNSKTVAN
- the recO gene encoding DNA repair protein RecO, with the protein product MQQLPPQPAYILHSRPFRDSSLILELLTPDFGRISCIAKGARRDKQRRQRALQPFSPLLVTLLGRHDLKTLGPLESAGQPAWLTGRAVYGGLYANELLVRLLPEGEGFLAIFAGYQQLLGALAGTSGEHSAELELPLRLFELNLLRSLGSCPDLAYSPRDHGAVRADAVYRLTAEDGFVPVVVPAGQALRSADFAGAHLLALAQLLNSAGEGERPPPPADALAAAKRLTRQLLQPLLGNRPLKSRELFRQVYSEG
- the era gene encoding GTPase Era — translated: MSDSNTSPTRCGYVAIVGRPNVGKSTLLNHVLGQKICITSRKPQTTRHNMLGIKTEGANQIIFVDTPGLHAGEEKAINRYMNRAAISSTRDVDVVVFVVERARWTEGDELVAQKLRGLKCPLIIAINKVDQLEDKNALLPQLQALGERFPEAEIVPISALREANLKALEDVIVQRLPEGIHFYEEDQITDRSSRFLAAEIVREKVMRQLGAEIPYAVTVEVEEFAQEGKVLHISAAILVERNGQKRILIGTKGERIKQIGQQARVDMERLFDSKVMLNLWVKVKSGWSDDERALRSLGYVDKR